The proteins below come from a single Paracoccus sp. SCSIO 75233 genomic window:
- a CDS encoding BadF/BadG/BcrA/BcrD ATPase family protein — MQYVLGVDGGGSGCRAALATAGGEVLGRGEGGPANINTDTEAAADSIMTAMRQALAGHDLRPEALCAVLGLAGGEMTGAAARLISRLPFTRVQIVNDAVTSARGALGEMDGILAAIGTGSVYAEQRGGQIRQRGGRGFLLGDDASGAVMGRELLHETLRGYDGFTELTPLMEDMLRELGGFEGIIEFGNTARPADFAVFARRIVGSDDPAARRIFDKATDHVRDCLQKIQNGAAMPVVFTGGLGPFYAERLADEWPVRPALGGSLDGAVSMAAEMLAAGQGA; from the coding sequence ATGCAGTATGTCCTTGGGGTCGATGGTGGCGGCAGCGGCTGCCGCGCCGCACTTGCCACGGCGGGTGGCGAGGTTCTGGGCCGTGGCGAGGGCGGGCCGGCGAATATCAACACCGATACCGAGGCGGCGGCTGACAGTATCATGACAGCAATGCGGCAGGCTCTGGCAGGTCATGACCTTCGCCCGGAGGCGCTTTGCGCCGTGCTGGGCCTTGCCGGTGGCGAGATGACCGGGGCAGCTGCGCGGTTGATATCCCGCCTGCCCTTTACGCGCGTGCAGATCGTCAATGACGCCGTGACCTCCGCCCGTGGGGCGCTTGGGGAGATGGACGGTATTCTGGCGGCAATCGGCACCGGCTCCGTCTACGCAGAGCAGCGCGGCGGCCAAATCCGACAGCGCGGCGGACGCGGGTTTCTGCTGGGCGATGACGCCAGCGGCGCGGTCATGGGGCGCGAATTGCTGCACGAGACGCTGCGCGGATATGACGGTTTCACCGAACTGACCCCGCTCATGGAGGATATGCTCCGCGAATTGGGCGGGTTCGAGGGGATCATCGAATTCGGCAATACCGCCCGCCCCGCCGATTTCGCGGTTTTTGCACGCCGCATCGTCGGATCGGACGACCCGGCGGCGCGGCGGATTTTCGACAAGGCGACGGATCATGTCCGCGATTGCCTGCAAAAAATCCAGAACGGCGCGGCGATGCCGGTCGTGTTTACCGGCGGCCTCGGCCCGTTCTATGCTGAGAGGCTTGCCGATGAATGGCCCGTCCGGCCCGCGCTTGGCGGCAGTCTCGACGGGGCGGTCAGCATGGCGGCGGAGATGCTGGCTGCGGGGCAAGGCGCGTGA
- the nagA gene encoding N-acetylglucosamine-6-phosphate deacetylase, whose product MTQVLSADSIFDGQSFLTGHAIVMEGARIAAILPIAEAGPADIHQDGIIAPGFLDLQVNGGGGRMVDGQTDLATLRHICATHRGLGCAGVLPTLITDTPEATAQVIAAGIAAAEDETPGFLGLHLEGPHLDPRRKGAHDPALIRPMDDADLHRLCDAAQALPVLMVTLAPEAVTPQQIAALSGAGAVVSLGHSDCSYEAAQAAFAAGARAATHLFNAMSQMGHRSPGLAGAVLAGDAPHAGLIADGIHVHPAAMKAALAARTEGIFLVTDCMAFAGSDATEMRLNDRLIRRENGRLTLADGTLAGADLRMDRAISVVVEDVGTDPARALAMATSEPARAIGLDGLGRLKPGLSPVPVLLDHRFSLRGIWSGEGWQSPLA is encoded by the coding sequence ATGACACAGGTTCTGAGCGCTGACAGCATATTCGACGGGCAGAGCTTTCTGACCGGCCACGCCATCGTCATGGAGGGGGCGCGGATCGCGGCGATCCTGCCCATTGCCGAAGCCGGACCCGCCGACATTCACCAGGACGGCATTATCGCGCCGGGTTTCCTTGACCTTCAGGTCAATGGTGGTGGCGGGCGGATGGTCGATGGACAGACCGACCTCGCCACGCTGCGCCATATCTGCGCCACGCATCGAGGGCTGGGCTGCGCGGGCGTGCTGCCGACGCTCATCACCGACACTCCAGAGGCGACGGCGCAGGTCATCGCTGCCGGGATCGCGGCGGCAGAGGACGAAACGCCCGGCTTCCTAGGCCTGCATCTGGAAGGCCCGCATCTGGACCCGAGGCGCAAGGGGGCGCACGATCCGGCGCTGATCCGGCCCATGGATGACGCCGACCTGCACCGCCTGTGCGACGCGGCCCAAGCCCTACCGGTGCTGATGGTCACGCTCGCGCCAGAGGCCGTGACGCCCCAGCAGATCGCGGCGCTGTCGGGGGCGGGGGCGGTCGTCAGCCTCGGCCACAGCGATTGCAGCTACGAGGCCGCGCAGGCCGCGTTTGCCGCCGGGGCGCGCGCGGCCACGCATCTTTTCAACGCCATGAGCCAGATGGGCCATCGCAGCCCCGGTCTCGCCGGGGCGGTTCTGGCGGGTGACGCGCCACATGCCGGGCTGATCGCGGATGGTATCCATGTCCATCCGGCGGCGATGAAGGCCGCACTTGCGGCGCGGACGGAGGGGATATTCCTCGTCACCGACTGCATGGCTTTTGCCGGGTCGGATGCCACGGAAATGAGGCTGAACGACAGGCTGATCCGGCGCGAGAACGGGCGGCTGACGCTTGCAGATGGAACACTGGCCGGGGCCGATCTGCGGATGGATCGGGCCATTTCGGTGGTGGTGGAGGATGTCGGGACCGACCCGGCCCGCGCCCTTGCAATGGCAACGTCAGAGCCAGCGAGGGCCATCGGGCTGGACGGTCTTGGACGGCTCAAACCCGGTCTCAGCCCGGTGCCGGTGCTGCTGGATCACCGGTTTTCCCTGCGGGGGATCTGGTCGGGGGAGGGTTGGCAGTCACCGCTGGCCTGA
- a CDS encoding alpha-D-ribose 1-methylphosphonate 5-triphosphate diphosphatase, with protein sequence MILANADLVLPDRVMRGALRFEGEMIAEMTEGENVPPGAVDCGGDLVIPGLIELHTDNLERHMRPRPQVDWPHETAILAHDGELASVGITTVFDALRVGSIYGSSKGYAPYALALVNEINGLTARQATRISHFIHLRAEICSETLVEEMEAFGEDHRVRLVSLMDHTPGQRQFRDITKLEEYEKGKHGLSDAQFEAHVARLMELRARIGDRHEHEAVRIAQKLSATLASHDDTTAEQVGVSATHGVQLAEFPTTVEAARASHAAGIKVIMGAPNLIRGGSHSGNVAAEELARADLLDILSSDYIPSSLLMAAFRLADIWDDLPRAIATVTATPADATGLTDRGRIGEGLRADLVRLRPTGQTPHVRGVWCKGRQVG encoded by the coding sequence ATGATACTCGCGAATGCCGATCTCGTCCTGCCCGACCGCGTCATGCGCGGCGCGCTTCGTTTTGAAGGCGAGATGATCGCTGAGATGACGGAGGGCGAGAATGTTCCCCCCGGTGCCGTCGATTGCGGCGGCGATCTGGTCATTCCGGGGCTGATCGAGCTGCACACCGACAATCTCGAACGCCATATGCGGCCGCGCCCGCAGGTGGACTGGCCCCATGAGACCGCCATTCTGGCCCATGATGGCGAGCTTGCCTCCGTCGGGATCACCACGGTGTTCGACGCGCTTCGGGTCGGCTCTATCTACGGGTCGTCCAAGGGCTATGCGCCCTATGCGCTTGCTCTGGTGAACGAGATCAACGGGCTGACCGCGCGGCAGGCGACCCGGATCAGTCATTTCATCCATCTGCGGGCCGAGATCTGCTCTGAAACCCTGGTCGAGGAGATGGAGGCGTTTGGCGAGGATCATCGCGTCCGCCTCGTCAGCCTGATGGATCACACGCCGGGGCAGCGGCAATTCCGCGACATCACGAAGCTGGAGGAATACGAAAAGGGCAAGCACGGTCTCAGCGACGCCCAGTTCGAGGCGCATGTCGCGCGGCTGATGGAGCTGCGCGCCCGGATCGGTGACCGGCATGAACATGAGGCGGTGCGCATCGCGCAAAAGCTGAGCGCGACGCTGGCCAGCCATGACGACACCACGGCGGAGCAGGTCGGCGTCAGCGCCACGCATGGCGTGCAACTGGCGGAGTTTCCGACCACGGTGGAGGCCGCGCGGGCCAGCCATGCCGCCGGGATCAAGGTCATCATGGGCGCGCCGAACCTGATCCGGGGCGGCAGCCATTCCGGCAATGTCGCGGCAGAGGAACTCGCCCGCGCCGATCTTCTGGATATTCTGTCCTCCGACTATATCCCTTCCAGTCTGCTGATGGCGGCGTTTCGTCTGGCGGATATCTGGGACGATCTGCCAAGGGCGATTGCGACGGTGACGGCGACGCCTGCCGATGCGACCGGGCTGACGGATCGCGGGCGCATTGGCGAGGGGCTGCGGGCCGATCTGGTGCGGCTGAGACCGACCGGCCAGACCCCGCATGTGCGCGGCGTCTGGTGCAAGGGGCGACAGGTCGGCTAG
- the phnN gene encoding phosphonate metabolism protein/1,5-bisphosphokinase (PRPP-forming) PhnN gives MRARRIAVVGPSGAGKDTLMRAAASALPEICLLRRAITRPEDAGGEDFEGVTEAEFARRQAAGDFVLNWDAHGLRYGVPQMQGQGVWLVNLSRRVLPEAAQALPGLAVIHVTAAPEVLAARLAERGRETAEDIAARIAREAEFDAAGLPVITIDNSGALADAEAAFIAAVQELSS, from the coding sequence ATGAGGGCGCGCCGGATCGCTGTCGTCGGCCCGTCCGGGGCGGGCAAGGACACGCTGATGCGCGCCGCCGCATCGGCGCTGCCTGAGATCTGTTTGCTGCGGCGCGCCATCACCCGGCCTGAGGATGCAGGCGGGGAGGATTTCGAGGGCGTCACCGAGGCCGAATTCGCCCGCCGTCAGGCCGCTGGCGACTTCGTGCTGAACTGGGATGCGCATGGTCTGCGCTACGGCGTGCCGCAGATGCAGGGGCAGGGGGTCTGGCTGGTCAACCTGTCGCGCCGGGTGCTGCCGGAGGCGGCGCAGGCGCTGCCCGGTCTGGCCGTGATCCATGTCACCGCCGCGCCGGAGGTGCTGGCCGCGAGGCTGGCCGAACGCGGACGCGAAACAGCCGAGGACATCGCCGCCCGCATTGCCCGTGAGGCTGAATTCGACGCAGCGGGTCTGCCCGTTATTACCATCGACAATTCCGGCGCATTGGCGGATGCCGAAGCCGCATTCATCGCCGCCGTTCAGGAGCTTTCATCATGA
- the phnL gene encoding phosphonate C-P lyase system protein PhnL, with protein sequence MIEAKDVAKEFTLHNQGGTVLRVMEGASLTVAPGECVALTGASGSGKSTLMRMIWGNYRTDHGTIRVAGTEVSGAEPRAIIALRRDTLGYVSQFLRVVPRVPTLTVVAEPLLALGVPVDEAEARARDLLTRLKIGERLWSLSPTTFSGGEQQRVNIARGFVHPYPALLLDEPTASLDAANRETVLRLIEEAKGRGAAVLGIFHDEDARDRLCDRQVDVTVFTPDRAA encoded by the coding sequence ATGATCGAAGCGAAAGATGTGGCGAAAGAATTCACCCTGCATAATCAGGGCGGCACGGTTCTCAGGGTGATGGAGGGCGCGTCGCTGACGGTCGCGCCCGGCGAATGTGTGGCCCTGACCGGGGCGTCGGGGTCGGGCAAATCGACGCTGATGCGGATGATCTGGGGCAATTACCGCACCGATCATGGCACGATCCGGGTTGCAGGCACCGAGGTCTCGGGCGCGGAGCCGCGTGCGATCATTGCGCTGCGCCGCGATACGCTCGGCTATGTCAGCCAGTTCCTGCGCGTGGTGCCGCGGGTGCCGACGCTGACCGTGGTGGCCGAGCCCTTGCTGGCGCTTGGTGTTCCCGTGGATGAGGCAGAGGCGCGGGCGCGCGATCTCTTGACCCGGCTGAAGATCGGGGAACGGCTGTGGTCGCTGTCGCCGACGACCTTTTCCGGCGGTGAACAGCAGCGGGTGAATATCGCGCGCGGCTTCGTTCATCCCTATCCGGCGCTGCTGCTGGATGAGCCGACCGCGAGTCTGGACGCCGCCAACCGCGAAACCGTACTGCGCCTGATCGAAGAGGCCAAGGGACGGGGCGCTGCGGTGCTGGGGATTTTCCACGACGAGGACGCGCGCGACCGGCTGTGCGACCGGCAGGTGGATGTGACCGTGTTCACGCCGGACCGCGCTGCATGA
- the phnK gene encoding phosphonate C-P lyase system protein PhnK — translation MNIAEAQMTPTVPVDGPLLSVRGITKRYGARIGCADVGFDLWPGEVMGIVGESGSGKSTLLGCLSGQLRPDEGQVIFRTERGPVDTVTMSEPDRRLLGRTEWAFVHQHARDGLRMGVSAGGNVGERLMATGARHYGRIRATAEDWLERVEIDRGRIDDRPSQFSGGMQQRLQIARNLVSGPKLAFMDEPTGGLDVSVQARLLDLLRGLVRDMGLSAVLVTHDLAVVRLLADRLMVMKDGRVVETGLTDQVLDDPQHGYTQLLVSSVLQV, via the coding sequence ATGAATATCGCTGAAGCACAAATGACGCCGACGGTGCCGGTCGACGGACCGCTGCTGTCGGTGCGCGGGATCACCAAGCGCTACGGCGCGCGGATCGGCTGCGCGGATGTCGGCTTTGATCTCTGGCCGGGGGAGGTGATGGGGATCGTCGGTGAAAGCGGTTCGGGCAAATCCACGCTGCTCGGCTGCCTGTCGGGGCAATTGCGTCCCGATGAAGGCCAGGTGATCTTCCGCACCGAGCGCGGGCCGGTCGATACGGTGACCATGTCCGAACCCGACCGCCGTCTGCTGGGCCGTACCGAATGGGCTTTCGTCCACCAGCATGCCCGCGACGGGCTGCGCATGGGGGTCAGTGCCGGCGGCAATGTCGGTGAGCGGCTGATGGCGACGGGCGCGCGGCATTATGGCCGCATTCGTGCAACCGCCGAGGACTGGCTGGAGCGGGTGGAGATCGACCGGGGCCGGATCGACGACCGCCCCTCGCAATTCTCCGGCGGGATGCAGCAGCGTCTGCAGATCGCGCGCAACCTCGTCAGCGGCCCGAAGCTGGCCTTCATGGACGAACCCACGGGCGGGCTGGATGTCAGCGTGCAGGCGCGGCTTCTGGACCTGCTGCGCGGGCTGGTGCGCGATATGGGGCTGTCGGCGGTGCTGGTGACGCATGATCTGGCCGTGGTCCGGCTGCTTGCCGACCGGCTGATGGTGATGAAGGATGGCCGGGTGGTGGAAACCGGGCTGACCGATCAGGTACTTGACGATCCGCAGCATGGCTATACGCAGCTGCTGGTCTCCTCCGTATTGCAGGTGTGA